A region of Cucumis melo cultivar AY chromosome 2, USDA_Cmelo_AY_1.0, whole genome shotgun sequence DNA encodes the following proteins:
- the LOC103502353 gene encoding autophagy-related protein 16: MIMSPNEIANEAIKHALRALRQRHLLEEGAHAPAFLALSRPIITQSSEWKEKAEKLELELQQCYKAQSRLSEQLVVEVAEVRTSKSLIAEKEAVIDNLEQELSRTRDECSQLKADLEIKIKALELALCENQEIKTQLEAMTVKAKNAEAENKMLVDRWMLQKMQDAERLNEANALYEDMIDRLKASGLEKLAQQQVDGVVRQSEEGAEFFVESTVPSVCKHRIRGHEGGCGTILFENNSGKLISGGQDRTVKLWDTNTGSLSSTLHGCLGSVLDLAITHDNRSVIAASSSNNLYAWDISSGRVRHTLTGHSDKVCAVDVSKVSSRYVVSAAYDRTIKIWDLQKGYCTKTFIFASNCNAVRFSMDGQTICSGHVDGNLRLWDIQTGKLISEVAGHSLAVTSLSLSRNGNTILTSGRDNLHNLFDIRSLEVCGTLRASGNRVASNWSRSCISPDDNYVAAGSADGSVHVWSISKHDIVSTLKESTASVLCCSWSGLGKPLASADRNGIIFTWN, translated from the exons ATGATCATGTCCCCAAACGAGATAGCAAACGAAGCGATTAAGCACGCTCTCAGAGCCCTCCGGCAACGCCATCTCCTTGAAGAAGGTGCGCATGCTCCTGCTTTTCTCGCTCTCTCTCGCCCCATCATAACCCAG AGTTCGGAATGGAAGGAGAAAGCGGAGAAGTTGGAATTGGAGCTTCAGCAGTGTTACAAGGCTCAATCACGATTATCTGAGCAACTTGTGGTTGAAGTTGCTGAGGTTCGAACTTCTAAATCTTTGATTGCGGAGAAAGAGGCTGTGATTGATAATTTGGAGCAGGAATTAAGTCGAACCAG GGATGAATGCTCTCAGTTGAAGGCAGACTTAGAGATTAAAATTAAAGCTCTGGAACTGGCTTTATGTGAGAATCAAGAAATTAAAACACAGCTTGAAGCAATGACAGTTAAAGCTAAGAATGCAGAGGCTGAAAATAAAATGTTGGTTGACCGGTGGATGCTTCAAAAGATGCAGGACGCAGAACGTCTCAATGAG GCAAATGCACTCTATGAGGATATGATTGACCGACTCAAGGCTAGTGGTTTAGAGAAACTTGCTCAGCAACAGGTTGATGGCGTGGTTCGCCAAAGCGAAGAGGGTGCTGAATTCTTTGTGGAATCCACTGTACCTTCAGTGTGCAAGCATAGGATCCGTGGCCATGAAGGCGGCTGTGGTACTATATTGTTCGAAAATAACTCAGGAAAGTTGATCAGTGGGGGGCAGGACCGTACAGTCAAATTGTGGGATACAAATACTGGATCATTAAGTTCCACTCTACATGGGTGCCTTGGTTCTGTTCTTGATCTTGCCATTACTCATGATAATAGATCTGTTATTGCAGCAAGCAGTTCAAACAACTTATATGCGTGGGACATCAGTTCTGGAAGGGTGCGCCATACGTTGACTGGTCACTCAGACAAAGTATGTGCTGTAGATGTAAGCAAAGTTTCTAGCCGCTATGTCGTGAGTGCTGCATATGATCGCACCATTAAAATTTGGGACCTACAGAAGGGTTACTGCACCAAGACCTTCATTTTTGCCAGCAATTGTAATGCAGTTCGCTTCAGCATGGATGGACAGACCATTTGTTCTGGCCATGTGGATGGAAATCTTCGGTTGTGGGATATTCAAACAGGAAAATTGATTAGCGAAGTTGCTGGACACTCCCTTGCTGTTACATCTCTTTCTTTGTCACGTAATGGCAATACAATATTGACTAGTGGGAGAGATAACTTGCATAATTTATTTGATATCCGATCTTTGGAAGTCTGTGGGACATTAAGGGCATCTGGGAATAGAGTAGCTTCCAATTGGAGCCGTTCTTGCATCAGTCCAGATGACAACTATGTTGCAGCTGGTTCTGCAGATGGGTCAGTTCATGTGTGGTCAATATCAAAACACGATATCGTTAGCACTCTGAAAGAGAGCACTGCATCTGTTCTATGTTGTTCATGGAGTGGGCTTGGAAAACCGCTTGCGTCTGCAGACAGAAATGGTATAATATTTACATGGAACTGA
- the LOC103502352 gene encoding peptide methionine sulfoxide reductase-like — MASGLESGGHNPALDYDIDVPENPAYEFAEFGTGCFWGAELAFQRVVGVVKTEVGYSQGHTPDPTYKQVCSGITNHVEVVRVAFDPKLCPYNNLLSLFWSRIDPTSLNRQGNDKGAQYRSGIYYFNETQARLAHESKEAKKLEFKDKEVVTEILPAKRFYRAEEYHQQYLEKGGGKGHKQSAEKGCTDPIRCYG; from the exons ATGGCTTCTGGTTTAGAGTCCGGTGGGCACAACCCAGCATTAGACTACGATATCGACGTACCTGAAAATCCAGCCTACGAATTTGCAGAGTTCGGCACCGGCTGTTTTTGGGGTGCAGAGCTTGCCTTCCAGCGAGTTGTAGGTGTGGTCAAAACGGAGGTTGGTTATTCTCAAGGCCATACTCCAGATCCAACTTATAAACAAGTCTGCTCTGGAATTACCAATCATGTGGAGGTTGTTCGGGTTGCATTCGACCCGAAACTCTGCCCTTACAACAAcctcctctctctcttttggtcTCGCATTGATCCCACCTCCCTTAATCGCCAA GGGAATGATAAAGGGGCTCAATATAGATCGGGGATATACTACTTCAACGAGACACAAGCTCGTTTAGCTCATGAATCCAAAGAAGCCAAGAAGTTGGAGTTCAAAGACAAAGAAGTTGTAACAGAGATTCTTCCAGCCAAGAGATTCTATAGGGCAGAAGAGTACCATCAGCAGTATTTGGAGAAAGGAGGAGGGAAAGGCCACAAACAATCTGCTGAAAAGGGTTGCACTGATCCCATTAGATGCTATGGTTAA